The DNA window CTCTCTTCCGAGGTAAACAGTAAAATCTAATCTAATACTAATTCAATACTGTATTTATACCTATAAACATATTCCAATAATCCTTTGGAGTTATCATCCGACCGGCAATCTCTCCTGTTCCTCTGGCAAGGAATTACTACTCCGATGTAACACTGTCGACGACGCCACGGAGGTAGCCGACAGTGAAACTACGTGCCCGGTGTCGCCAGTCGTCGTCGCCGACCATTTCCGGGACGTGGTCGGGAATGACAACGCCGTCGAACTCGATATCGTGAAGTGTTTGAACGGCTTCAACCGTATCGAAATTGCCTTCATCAACGAACGTCTCATGGAACTTCGGAACCGTGCCAACGACGTCACGGAAATGAATGAACACTATCTGATCGCGCTCCCCGAAGCGTCGCAACACCTCCGAGACGTCCTCTCCCATCTGAGAGAAACAACCCAGACAGAGCTTCAAACCATGATTTTTGCTTGGAACGAGTTCCATTGCTCGCTCGAAGTTCTCGACACTGCGGAACAGGCGGGGAATACCGCCCAGCGATTTGATGCCTGGTGGGTCGACGGGGTGAAGTGCGAGCCGAACACCAGCCTCCTCAGCAACGGGAAGCACATTGTTGAGGAAATACTCGTAGTTCTCCCAAAACTCCGTCTCGGTGTATGCCCGCTCAAGGCCGGGAGCGAGTCGGTCCGTATCATTAAACTCCTCGATCTCGTCGAGGTCGAAGCCTGTTCCGTCCGCTCCGCCGCGGAGTTCTACCGAATCCGTCCGCATCGGAACCACACCACGGGGGTTCCACTGATAGCCGAGGATTGGGATCTCTGCTTCACCCAGATTTCGAATAAGAGTCGTGATCTGAGTGAGGGCATCGTCAGCATCCTCGCGGTCGAACATGAGATCGCCATACAGCGAGTAGGGAAGGGATTGGATGCCGGTGAACGTCAGTCCTGTATCCTCAATTCGCTCGCGTGCCGCCGTTAGCTCGTCCACCGTTGGAATAGTATCACGACCAACCGCGAGCGTGTCAGTTCCATCGCGGTCGTTAAACGCGTCAGGCTCTTCTTCAGTATCCATGTGATCGACGAAAATGTCCGTTGCACCGAGCTGTCGAATGAATGCCAACCGATCGTCAGAGAGACTCCGAGTTCGCACGCCGATACGTACATCCGC is part of the Halocatena salina genome and encodes:
- a CDS encoding mannonate dehydratase, which codes for MVKQTTKHSVEADVRIGVRTRSLSDDRLAFIRQLGATDIFVDHMDTEEEPDAFNDRDGTDTLAVGRDTIPTVDELTAARERIEDTGLTFTGIQSLPYSLYGDLMFDREDADDALTQITTLIRNLGEAEIPILGYQWNPRGVVPMRTDSVELRGGADGTGFDLDEIEEFNDTDRLAPGLERAYTETEFWENYEYFLNNVLPVAEEAGVRLALHPVDPPGIKSLGGIPRLFRSVENFERAMELVPSKNHGLKLCLGCFSQMGEDVSEVLRRFGERDQIVFIHFRDVVGTVPKFHETFVDEGNFDTVEAVQTLHDIEFDGVVIPDHVPEMVGDDDWRHRARSFTVGYLRGVVDSVTSE